From a single Nicotiana tomentosiformis chromosome 2, ASM39032v3, whole genome shotgun sequence genomic region:
- the LOC104094808 gene encoding uncharacterized protein: MGNSQSSSTNPRFALAKRAFTEKKLEDLKSMFDSLAAQSQSNGNYISPPVFKGYIGVEGPLGDRMFDLVTQKRKDQKLTFEDLVIAKGTYEKGTNNDIEEFIYQLLDVFDDGIAGRSDLEAVLTAVLRNISSHESHQSEPSSEREVLDIFLNAANLTTDDKQCAESYISFEEFRSWCARLPSVRKFLGSLLSPRDSGSEVPVLIHPENIDPAVLLLRKEYAWHIGGALPQDELHEWRLLYHSTVHGLSFNTFLGNISNDKGPTLLIIKDKEGYIYGGYASQPWEKHADFYGDMKSFLFQLYPKASVYRPTGANTNLQWCAINFSSESIPNGIGFGGRVHHFGLFISANFDQGHTFTCTTFGSPSLSKTQQIFPEVIECWGVAIKRAQDDNHDRLKGTVLDRFKEDRHMLNMVGLANSSQ; encoded by the exons ATGGGCAACTCTCAATCTTCATCCACGAATCCGCGATTTGCTTTAGCAAAGAG AGCATTCACCGAGAAGAAACTGGAAGACCTGAAATCGATGTTCGATTCGCTAGCTGCACAATCTCAAAGCAATGGAAATTACATTTCTCCTCCTGTTTTCAAG GGTTATATTGGAGTTGAAGGGCCGTTGGGTGATAGAATGTTCGATTTGGTCACTCAGAAACGTAAGGATCAAAAACTTACATTTGAAGACCTTGTGATTGCTAAA GGAACCTATGAAAAAGGGACAAACAATGATATTGAAGAGTTTATCTATCAGTTGTTAGATGTCTTTGATGATGGAATTGCTGGAAG ATCTGATCTTGAAGCTGTCTTGACTGCAGTACTCAGAAATATATCTTCTCATGAGAGCCATCAATCTGAACCTAGTTCAGAGAGGGAAGTTCTTGACATTTTCCTGAATGCTGCAAATTTAACAACGGATGATAAACAATGTGCTGAAAGTTATATTTCTTTCGAGGAATTTAGAAGTTGGTGTGCCCGTCTTCCATCAGTAAGGAAGTTTCTCGGAAGTCTGTTGTCTCCACGTGATTCAG GCTCTGAGGTTCCTGTGCTAATACACCCGGAAAATATTGATCCTGCTGTACTATTGTTAAGAAAGGAATATGCTTGGCATATAGGGGGGGCCCTCCCACAAGACGAGCTGCATGAATGGAGACTTTTGTATCACAGTACAGTACATGGACTAAGTTTCAATACATTCCTGGGGAACATTTC AAATGACAAAGGACCAACTTTATTGATAATAAAAGACAAGGAAGGTTATATTTATGGAGGTTATGCTTCTCAACCATGGGAGAAGCATGCTGATTTTTATGGGGACATGAAGTCTTTCCTCTTCCAGCTATACCCGAAGGCATCAGTATACCGTCCTACTGGAGCGAACACTAATTTACAGTGG TGTGCTATAAATTTTAGTTCTGAGAGCATTCCCAATGGCATTGGTTTTGGAGGACGAGTGCACCACTTCGGCTTGTTCATCTCAGCTAACTTTGACCAGGGGCATACTTTCACCTGCACTACCTTTGGCAGTCCTAGCTTATCAAAGACCCAGCAGATCTTCCCGGAAGTGATAGAATGCTGGGGAGTCGCAATAAAAAGAGCTCAAGACGATAATCATGATCGACTTAAAGGTACTGTGTTAGACAGATTTAAAGAGGACCGCCATATGCTTAACATGGTTGGACTTGCCAATTCAAGTCAGTGA
- the LOC104094809 gene encoding small ribosomal subunit protein eS17-like, with product MGRVRTKTVKKSSRQVIERYYSKMTLDFHTNKKILEEVAIIPSKRLRNKIAGFSTHLMKRIQKGPVRGISLKLQEEERERRMDFVPDESAIQTDRIEVDKETIDLLASMGMSELPGVVLKEEQPVAMAAPVGFGGRGGFGGRRGGY from the coding sequence ATGGGTCGTGTTCGTACGAAAACAGTGAAGAAATCCTCACGTCAAGTCATAGAACGTTACTACTCAAAAATGACCTTAGATTTCCACACAAATAAGAAGATTCTCGAAGAAGTAGCCATCATCCCATCGAAGCGTCTCCGCAACAAAATTGCTGGATTCTCCACTCATTTAATGAAGCGGATCCAAAAAGGTCCAGTAAGAGGAATTTCTCTCAAGttacaagaagaagaaagagagcGTCGTATGGACTTTGTACCTGATGAATCTGCTATTCAAACTGATAGGATTGAAGTTGATAAGGAAACTATTGACTTACTTGCTTCAATGGGTATGAGTGAACTACCTGGTGTTGTGCTTAAGGAAGAACAGCCCGTGGCTATGGCTGCGCCTGTAGGATTCGGTGGACGTGGTGGATTTGGTGGTAGACGTGGTGGGTATTGA